A window of Sinimarinibacterium sp. NLF-5-8 genomic DNA:
CGCATGAGGCATCCTCATGGGGGGAGTGGGGATGAGGCCGCTGCAAGCCAGGCCAGATAAGGTGCATGACCTCGATCCAGGTCGATGGCGACGATCTCGGGGAGTTCATAGGGGTGCAGGGCCAACACAAGGTCACGCAGGGTAGCGAATTGATCGCGCGCGTGCTTGATCAGCAGCAATGATTCTTCGTCCCGGCATATCTGGCCTTGCCAGCGATAGATCGAGCGCATCTGCGGCACGATGTTCACGCACGCCGCGTGACCTGCGCTGACCAGATGGGTGGCAAGGGTTTCGGCATGATCGGCGGGACAGCTCACCAGTGCGAGAGCGGTGGCCGGGGGCGGCGCAGGGACAGTGTTCATGCCGCCTATTGTGCCGCCAGAACAGGTTTTGGGGTCAGTGCCTGATTACGATTTTTGCGTTGTTGTGACGCTGTTGCCTGGAACGTCGTCGGGCAAGGCGCGCGGGGGTGGCTGGATGTTTTTGACGGATCGGCGCGCAACGCCATAGGGCGGGTTTTGCAGGGTACAGCTCAGTTGCAGATCGGTTCCGGTATGTTGCGCGCAGAGCGCAGCAGGCGTGGTGGCAGTGGCGTTGGCAAGGCCTGGATCGGCATGGCTTTGGCTGCCGGACAACCATGCACCTGCCGCCATGCCACTGAAGATCAGCACCAGCGCCTGCAGGCGTTTGAGGCCGGTGCGTTGGGCAACCCAATGTTCGTCGTAGATGCGCAGCATGGCAAAGCGGATGGCTGGAACGTTCGGATGGAGCGGGTCAGTGTAGAAGGGTT
This region includes:
- the cutA gene encoding divalent-cation tolerance protein CutA yields the protein MNTVPAPPPATALALVSCPADHAETLATHLVSAGHAACVNIVPQMRSIYRWQGQICRDEESLLLIKHARDQFATLRDLVLALHPYELPEIVAIDLDRGHAPYLAWLAAASSPLPP